Proteins encoded within one genomic window of Effusibacillus lacus:
- a CDS encoding basic amino acid ABC transporter substrate-binding protein: MKKKGLLTLAATLLLGTALAGCGASKTPAPAPAPSQGGGTSTPAPQVKEYIVGTDAAYAPFESENDKKEIVGFDIELLTAVAEKGGFKVKFVNTPWEGIFTSLKNGDRDILISAITITEERKKEMDFSEPYFEAKQLIAVPKDSKIAKFEDLKGKKVGVQTGTTGDDVVSKLLGKDSKDIKRFESTPLALKEMVNGGVEAVVADNGVVINYVKNNSDKGFKTVEDASFEKEFYGIAVKKGNKEVLDKINAGLKKVKEDGTYQKIYDKYFGK, from the coding sequence ATGAAAAAGAAAGGTTTACTGACTTTGGCCGCGACGCTTTTGCTTGGTACAGCATTAGCAGGCTGCGGCGCCAGCAAGACTCCGGCTCCTGCACCGGCTCCGTCCCAGGGTGGCGGCACTTCCACCCCGGCTCCGCAAGTGAAGGAATACATTGTAGGAACGGACGCAGCTTATGCTCCGTTTGAGTCGGAAAACGACAAAAAGGAAATCGTGGGTTTCGATATCGAACTGCTCACTGCTGTAGCTGAAAAAGGCGGTTTCAAGGTGAAGTTTGTCAACACTCCGTGGGAAGGGATCTTCACCTCTCTCAAGAACGGAGACCGTGACATCCTGATCTCCGCGATCACCATCACCGAAGAGCGTAAGAAAGAAATGGATTTCTCCGAGCCGTACTTTGAAGCGAAGCAGTTGATCGCTGTTCCGAAGGATTCCAAAATTGCGAAGTTTGAGGACCTGAAGGGCAAGAAAGTCGGCGTGCAGACCGGTACCACCGGGGATGATGTGGTATCCAAACTGCTCGGCAAAGACAGCAAGGACATCAAGCGTTTCGAAAGCACTCCGCTGGCGCTGAAAGAAATGGTGAACGGCGGCGTGGAAGCAGTTGTGGCTGACAACGGGGTTGTTATCAACTACGTGAAGAATAACTCCGACAAAGGCTTCAAGACTGTAGAAGACGCTTCCTTTGAAAAAGAGTTCTACGGCATTGCCGTTAAGAAAGGCAACAAAGAAGTACTTGACAAGATCAACGCCGGTCTGAAGAAAGTGAAAGAAGACGGCACCTATCAAAAAATTTACGACAAGTAC
- a CDS encoding flagellin hook IN motif-containing protein: MNGKNFTVDDNHTLQDIANMINGGNAGVTASVVQNGAGFQLQLVSNTTGAAGAFTVQDVSQNGKTLLSTNTNMVQPITAHFNMKWSVDVKVDKRQPLTRSEPGGSGVPITI; encoded by the coding sequence ATTAACGGCAAGAATTTCACGGTTGACGACAATCATACTCTGCAAGATATTGCCAATATGATTAACGGGGGTAACGCGGGTGTCACAGCTTCCGTTGTGCAAAATGGGGCCGGGTTCCAATTGCAATTGGTCTCAAATACTACAGGTGCAGCCGGTGCTTTCACGGTACAAGATGTCAGTCAGAACGGGAAAACTCTTCTGTCTACCAACACGAACATGGTTCAGCCGATCACCGCTCACTTCAACATGAAATGGAGCGTCGACGTTAAGGTTGATAAACGGCAACCACTCACCAGATCCGAACCTGGTGGCTCCGGGGTGCCAATAACGATTTGA